From Ignatzschineria sp. RMDPL8A, a single genomic window includes:
- the cmoB gene encoding tRNA 5-methoxyuridine(34)/uridine 5-oxyacetic acid(34) synthase CmoB: MISYENLTRGLDETHLRAFIRSLEPVLAPILAKKHGDSPRWEHAVLDLPEINALEVELKEAFKLVGETDEIALKDALKRLMPWRKGPFTFAGVHIDTEWRSDFKWARVAPHIDLTQKSVLDVGSGNGYYGYRMLGAGAARVVGIDPNWLFLYQFLAAKTYLPEAPIWQLPLTLEDLPADSETFDVTFSMGVLYHRRSPMDHFYDLKATLKPGGELVLETIVIDGDENTVLVPEDRYAQMRNVWFLPSVAALTRWLERCGFKEVRCVDLSVTTLDEQRTTEWMDYLSLPDFLDLNDRTKTIEGYPAPKRAVMIARKPK, from the coding sequence ATGATTAGTTATGAAAATTTAACGCGCGGTTTAGATGAGACCCATCTCCGCGCTTTTATTCGTTCATTAGAACCCGTTTTAGCCCCGATTTTAGCGAAAAAGCATGGCGATAGCCCGCGTTGGGAGCATGCCGTTCTCGATCTTCCAGAGATAAATGCGCTCGAGGTTGAGCTAAAAGAGGCGTTTAAACTTGTGGGCGAGACCGATGAGATTGCCCTTAAAGATGCGTTAAAGCGTTTAATGCCGTGGCGCAAGGGCCCCTTTACCTTTGCCGGCGTGCACATTGATACGGAATGGCGTTCGGACTTTAAGTGGGCACGGGTTGCACCGCATATCGATTTGACGCAAAAGAGCGTGCTCGATGTGGGATCGGGAAATGGCTATTACGGCTACCGCATGCTTGGTGCAGGGGCGGCGCGCGTTGTGGGGATTGATCCGAATTGGCTCTTTCTCTATCAATTTTTAGCGGCAAAAACCTATCTGCCTGAGGCGCCGATTTGGCAATTGCCACTCACCCTTGAAGATCTGCCCGCGGATAGTGAAACTTTTGATGTCACTTTTTCCATGGGCGTTCTCTATCATCGCCGCTCGCCGATGGATCATTTTTATGATCTCAAAGCGACGTTGAAACCGGGCGGAGAATTGGTGCTTGAAACGATCGTGATTGATGGCGATGAAAATACCGTGTTAGTGCCGGAAGATCGTTATGCACAGATGCGTAATGTCTGGTTTTTACCCTCAGTTGCGGCATTAACCCGTTGGCTTGAGCGTTGCGGATTTAAAGAGGTGCGTTGCGTGGATCTATCGGTCACAACCCTTGATGAACAGCGCACCACCGAGTGGATGGATTATCTCTCACTGCCGGATTTTTTAGACCTCAATGATCGCACTAAAACGATTGAAGGTTATCCCGCGCCAAAACGTGCGGTGATGATTGCGCGAAAACCGAAGTAA
- the gpmI gene encoding 2,3-bisphosphoglycerate-independent phosphoglycerate mutase, which translates to MNTPKPLVLCILDGWGFRKETENNAIAAANTPNWDRFLEIGATTLINTSGEFVGLPDGQMGNSEVGHMNIGAGRVVYQDFTRITQEIETGELGRNPVINSAFSDIKEEGKALHVFGLLSPGGVHSNEAHIFALIKQAVEKGVEEIYLHAFLDGRDMPPRSAKASLEKADALFKSLGKGRVATMIGRYFAMDRDKRWDRVEKAYNLISQGLGEYHAESTLEGLEAAYERGENDEFVEPTVIGEKVKINHGDAVVFMNFRADRAREITYPFTEDDFEGFTPKYRPKLSHYITLTQYQEGLNVEIAYPPVEIKNGLGEVLAHEGLAQLRIAETEKYPHVTFFFNGGEEKVFPNEERILVSSPKVATYDLQPEMSAPEVTEKLVEAIHSGKFDVIICNYANPDMVGHTGVFDAIVKAVEAVDSGIGKVYEAVKAMGGEMLVTADHGNAEKTWDPATEQPHTAHTTGPVPLIYLGRKATLSPDGSLCDLSPTILSLIGVKQPSEMTGKNLVNFQ; encoded by the coding sequence ATGAACACGCCAAAACCCTTGGTTCTCTGTATCTTAGATGGTTGGGGTTTCCGTAAGGAAACGGAAAATAATGCAATTGCGGCAGCGAATACGCCCAATTGGGATCGTTTTTTAGAAATCGGTGCGACCACCTTAATCAATACCTCTGGTGAGTTTGTCGGCCTCCCCGATGGTCAGATGGGTAACTCTGAAGTTGGGCATATGAATATCGGCGCGGGACGCGTGGTATATCAAGATTTCACCCGCATCACCCAAGAGATTGAAACCGGCGAACTTGGCCGAAATCCTGTGATCAATAGCGCATTTAGCGACATTAAAGAGGAAGGCAAAGCCCTTCACGTCTTTGGTCTTTTATCCCCCGGTGGCGTTCATTCCAATGAAGCGCACATCTTCGCGCTCATTAAACAAGCGGTGGAAAAAGGGGTGGAAGAGATCTATCTTCACGCTTTCTTAGATGGCCGCGATATGCCTCCACGCTCAGCGAAAGCCTCGCTCGAAAAAGCCGACGCACTCTTTAAATCTTTAGGCAAAGGCCGCGTTGCCACCATGATCGGTCGCTACTTTGCGATGGACCGTGATAAACGTTGGGATCGCGTGGAAAAAGCGTACAATCTCATTAGCCAAGGCCTTGGGGAATATCATGCAGAGAGCACACTTGAAGGGCTTGAAGCCGCGTATGAGCGTGGCGAAAACGATGAATTTGTTGAGCCAACCGTGATCGGTGAAAAAGTAAAAATCAATCATGGCGATGCCGTGGTGTTTATGAACTTCCGCGCCGACCGTGCTCGCGAAATCACCTACCCCTTTACTGAAGATGATTTTGAAGGCTTTACTCCAAAATATCGCCCGAAACTCTCTCATTACATTACGCTTACTCAATATCAAGAAGGGCTCAATGTTGAGATCGCTTACCCTCCCGTTGAGATTAAAAACGGTTTAGGGGAAGTCCTTGCTCATGAAGGCTTAGCGCAACTTCGCATTGCTGAAACGGAAAAATATCCGCATGTGACCTTCTTCTTTAATGGCGGTGAAGAGAAAGTCTTCCCCAATGAAGAGCGCATTTTAGTGAGCTCACCGAAGGTGGCAACCTACGATCTTCAGCCTGAAATGAGTGCGCCGGAAGTGACTGAAAAGCTTGTTGAAGCGATTCATTCGGGTAAATTTGATGTGATTATCTGTAACTACGCCAATCCTGATATGGTCGGCCATACCGGCGTATTTGACGCGATCGTGAAAGCGGTAGAAGCGGTGGATAGTGGCATTGGTAAAGTATATGAAGCGGTGAAAGCGATGGGCGGTGAAATGCTCGTTACCGCCGACCACGGCAATGCGGAAAAAACGTGGGACCCTGCAACGGAGCAACCTCACACAGCGCATACCACAGGCCCGGTTCCCTTAATCTATCTTGGACGTAAAGCCACCCTTTCGCCCGATGGTTCGCTCTGCGATCTATCACCGACGATTTTAAGTCTCATCGGGGTAAAACAGCCCTCTGAGATGACTGGGAAAAACCTAGTGAATTTTCAATAA
- the ybeY gene encoding rRNA maturation RNase YbeY, translating into MELTLDLINDTEHTLPEEAEFKRWIETALKTAEYDKPSDVAIRFVENEEIQTLNREYRDKDKPTNVLSFPFEVPDFIDEHIPTLGDIIIAMDVIIQEAAEQEKTVNAHLTHMTVHGTLHLLGFDHITDEEAEEMEGLEIQILAELGLPNPYLER; encoded by the coding sequence ATGGAATTAACCCTCGATCTCATTAACGACACCGAGCATACCCTTCCGGAAGAGGCTGAGTTTAAGCGCTGGATTGAAACGGCACTTAAAACAGCTGAGTATGATAAGCCAAGCGATGTGGCGATCCGCTTTGTGGAAAATGAAGAAATTCAAACCCTCAATCGGGAGTATCGCGATAAAGATAAACCCACCAATGTGCTCTCCTTTCCCTTTGAAGTACCCGATTTTATCGACGAACATATTCCAACGCTCGGCGATATTATTATTGCCATGGATGTAATCATTCAAGAGGCGGCCGAACAAGAAAAAACCGTGAACGCCCATTTAACCCACATGACCGTGCACGGAACGCTCCACCTTTTAGGTTTTGATCATATTACCGATGAGGAAGCTGAGGAGATGGAAGGGCTTGAGATTCAAATTTTGGCGGAACTCGGTCTACCCAATCCCTATCTTGAACGTTAA
- a CDS encoding S41 family peptidase, translating to MKFKRLWLALFLTGQLTLGLAQGSPLADETPQSDISDAPITVPAMPSASSHDPLPIDDVRLFIETLEQLKENYVDPISDKDLMTNAIKGMLSGLDPHSTFYTQDEYESAKESTSGEFAGLGIEVTADRGFIKVISPIDGSPAEKAGIKPGDNIIQIDDIAVQTIDTDKAIKMLRGDVGTTVTIKVLRDQSNTPLTFEIIRDVIKTKSVQYETLNDSIAYVRLSQFQEGSTKEVESAIKEMQTHAIAKKGAIKGMILDLRNNPGGLLDEAVSLSDLFIQNGLIVYTKGRAEHAQESFSATKGDLLAGAPIIVLINSGSASASEIVAGALQDQKRALVVGEKSFGKGSVQTVIDLADGQGLKYTSARYYTPNGTSIQTTGIIPDVMVAPVNVELQTQLLSIREQDIKGHLENENGNAPAEIHYIDNSKHAETDYYLYEALNILQALMVTKENQLI from the coding sequence ATGAAATTCAAACGTCTCTGGCTTGCCCTATTTTTAACCGGACAGCTCACACTCGGACTCGCCCAAGGCTCACCCCTTGCAGACGAGACTCCGCAGAGCGATATTAGTGATGCTCCGATCACCGTTCCGGCGATGCCAAGTGCTTCGTCGCACGATCCTCTTCCCATTGACGATGTGCGTCTTTTTATTGAAACTTTAGAACAACTCAAAGAAAATTACGTCGACCCAATTAGCGATAAAGACCTCATGACCAACGCCATTAAAGGAATGCTCTCAGGGCTTGATCCACACTCGACGTTTTATACTCAAGATGAATATGAGTCCGCCAAAGAGAGCACTTCTGGTGAATTTGCCGGCCTTGGCATTGAAGTCACTGCCGATCGCGGATTTATCAAGGTGATCTCTCCGATTGATGGCAGTCCTGCGGAAAAAGCGGGAATCAAACCGGGCGACAATATTATTCAGATCGACGACATTGCCGTTCAAACCATCGATACCGATAAAGCGATTAAAATGCTGCGCGGCGATGTGGGCACGACGGTTACCATTAAAGTGCTTCGTGATCAATCAAACACCCCGCTCACCTTTGAGATTATCCGCGATGTGATCAAAACGAAAAGCGTGCAATATGAAACGCTCAACGATTCGATCGCCTATGTGCGCCTCAGCCAATTCCAAGAAGGCAGCACCAAAGAGGTGGAAAGCGCCATCAAAGAGATGCAAACCCATGCGATTGCCAAAAAAGGGGCGATTAAAGGGATGATTCTTGACCTGCGCAATAACCCCGGTGGACTCCTTGATGAAGCGGTATCGCTCTCGGATCTCTTCATTCAAAATGGACTGATTGTCTACACCAAAGGCCGCGCCGAACATGCGCAAGAATCCTTTAGCGCGACCAAAGGCGATCTTCTTGCCGGAGCGCCGATTATTGTGCTGATTAACTCAGGTTCAGCGTCCGCCTCCGAGATCGTTGCTGGAGCCCTTCAAGACCAAAAACGTGCGTTAGTCGTTGGTGAAAAGAGCTTTGGAAAAGGCTCGGTGCAGACAGTGATCGATCTTGCGGACGGTCAAGGGTTAAAATATACCTCCGCGCGCTACTACACGCCCAACGGCACCTCCATTCAAACCACCGGGATTATCCCCGATGTGATGGTGGCGCCAGTCAATGTAGAGCTGCAAACGCAACTCTTATCGATCCGCGAGCAAGACATTAAAGGCCATCTTGAAAATGAAAATGGCAACGCGCCCGCTGAGATTCACTACATCGATAACAGCAAACATGCGGAGACCGATTACTATCTCTACGAGGCGCTCAATATTTTACAAGCGCTGATGGTGACCAAAGAAAATCAGCTGATCTAA
- the tatB gene encoding Sec-independent protein translocase protein TatB, with product MFGISSFELLIIFVVALIVIGPQKMPEAVRSVGRFIGKVKNYTDNIRSELERELHVDEVKESLNELKNSESMKSLQKELTSLKSDTESAVSGMKSQLNDGLNTVKNPLDAATSHLKKDLTELESSVKKPLFSKHAPSNLLESGGEDVEALHDEDLMDELYHDSDLPELPLSEADLAGAKAEIEAFEADNFSHSSTIVEEDDTIMTAPPKGFNPIKSTDGVEVDWQMRLRERQLEIAAKNNESANAMYEFLKRQKNRKLLTERERHERYLERLEEINRAS from the coding sequence ATGTTTGGCATTAGTTCGTTTGAGCTGCTGATCATTTTTGTGGTGGCCTTGATTGTGATCGGGCCCCAAAAAATGCCAGAAGCAGTGCGCAGTGTAGGTCGATTTATCGGGAAGGTGAAAAACTACACTGATAATATTCGTTCAGAACTTGAGCGGGAGCTTCACGTTGATGAGGTGAAAGAGTCGCTCAATGAGCTTAAAAATAGCGAGAGTATGAAATCGCTGCAAAAAGAGCTCACCAGTTTGAAATCGGATACCGAATCGGCTGTTAGCGGCATGAAATCGCAGTTAAACGATGGCTTAAACACCGTTAAAAATCCGCTCGATGCGGCTACTTCCCATCTTAAAAAAGATTTAACGGAGCTTGAAAGCTCGGTGAAAAAACCGCTCTTTAGTAAGCATGCGCCCAGCAACTTACTTGAAAGTGGGGGTGAGGATGTCGAGGCGCTCCATGACGAGGATCTTATGGATGAGCTCTATCACGATAGCGACCTTCCCGAGCTTCCTTTAAGTGAGGCCGATCTTGCAGGGGCGAAAGCTGAAATCGAGGCTTTTGAAGCGGATAACTTCTCTCACAGTAGCACTATTGTGGAGGAAGATGACACCATTATGACGGCGCCACCAAAAGGATTTAATCCGATTAAATCAACCGATGGCGTTGAAGTGGATTGGCAGATGCGTCTTCGTGAACGTCAGCTTGAAATTGCGGCGAAAAACAATGAGAGCGCCAATGCGATGTATGAGTTTTTAAAACGTCAGAAAAATCGTAAACTTCTCACCGAGCGGGAGCGTCACGAGCGCTATCTTGAGCGGTTAGAGGAGATTAATCGCGCATCATGA
- the tatA gene encoding Sec-independent protein translocase subunit TatA translates to MGALSIWHWLIVLLVVVLVFGTSKLRNMGKDLGSAVKGFKEAVGEGEKEAEQAKIAQKKSELDDTVVNEHAEKKDEHNA, encoded by the coding sequence ATGGGTGCATTAAGTATTTGGCATTGGTTAATCGTTTTATTAGTGGTGGTTTTAGTCTTTGGTACCTCAAAACTCCGCAATATGGGTAAAGATTTAGGTTCGGCGGTAAAAGGCTTTAAAGAAGCGGTCGGCGAAGGCGAAAAAGAAGCGGAACAAGCAAAAATCGCACAGAAAAAATCTGAATTAGATGACACCGTTGTTAACGAACACGCAGAGAAAAAAGACGAGCACAACGCGTGA
- the cmoA gene encoding carboxy-S-adenosyl-L-methionine synthase CmoA has protein sequence MNSLFLDCKKDDLFSVRREKGKFSFNEEVVSVFPDMIRRSVPGYTTIVENIGHLAPYFATENSHLYDLGSSLGAVSMVLRAAVNKANCRVIALDSSAAMVEKSKEYFKAQEMMVESLLPIEVVEADITDFEYENASLMTMNFTLQFIPPEKRLALLTKLRKGLNPGGALFLSEKLRLEDPEEHEFINALHLEFKRANGYSELEIAQKRDSLVDVMKINTFSEHRERLLAAGFSKVYLWSRTLNFGSILAIA, from the coding sequence ATGAATTCACTATTTTTAGATTGTAAAAAAGACGATCTCTTTTCCGTTCGCCGTGAAAAAGGGAAATTCTCCTTTAATGAAGAAGTGGTGAGCGTTTTTCCCGATATGATTCGTCGCTCGGTGCCGGGCTATACCACCATTGTGGAAAATATCGGCCATCTCGCGCCCTATTTTGCCACCGAAAATAGTCATCTGTATGATTTGGGAAGCTCGCTTGGTGCGGTTTCGATGGTGCTTCGCGCAGCGGTCAATAAGGCCAATTGCCGGGTGATCGCGCTTGATAGTTCAGCGGCGATGGTGGAAAAATCGAAAGAGTATTTTAAAGCGCAAGAGATGATGGTGGAATCCCTGCTGCCGATCGAGGTGGTTGAGGCAGATATCACCGACTTTGAGTATGAAAATGCCTCTCTTATGACGATGAATTTCACCTTGCAATTTATTCCGCCCGAGAAACGGTTAGCGCTCTTAACCAAACTCCGCAAGGGTTTAAATCCGGGCGGCGCGCTCTTTTTATCGGAAAAGTTACGCCTTGAAGACCCCGAAGAGCATGAGTTTATCAATGCGCTGCATCTAGAGTTTAAGCGGGCAAATGGCTACTCCGAGCTAGAGATTGCACAAAAGCGCGATTCGCTTGTGGATGTGATGAAGATTAACACCTTTAGCGAGCATCGTGAACGCCTGCTTGCAGCGGGATTTAGCAAAGTATATCTCTGGAGCCGAACCCTTAATTTTGGCTCAATTTTAGCGATCGCTTAA